One window of Candidatus Mycobacterium wuenschmannii genomic DNA carries:
- a CDS encoding VOC family protein, which produces MGGEADQRAFYAGALGWDELEKPPLLKRRGGCWFRVPGVGGPDGEIHIGVEKDFRPALKAHPAFVVDIDDAASRLEAAGYRVDWADEAEIPGRRRFHSRDGSGNRIEFLAG; this is translated from the coding sequence GTGGGCGGCGAAGCGGACCAGCGCGCCTTCTACGCCGGCGCCCTCGGCTGGGACGAACTCGAGAAGCCGCCACTGCTGAAGCGCCGCGGCGGCTGCTGGTTCCGGGTCCCCGGTGTCGGCGGCCCGGACGGCGAGATCCACATCGGCGTCGAGAAGGATTTCCGGCCGGCACTCAAGGCGCACCCGGCGTTCGTCGTCGACATCGACGACGCGGCGTCCCGGCTGGAAGCGGCCGGCTACCGCGTCGACTGGGCCGACGAAGCGGAGATCCCGGGCCGACGCCGGTTCCACTCCCGCGACGGATCCGGCAACCGGATCGAGTTTCTGGCGGGCTAG
- a CDS encoding NYN domain-containing protein, with protein MTDADADRVAVYLDFDNIVISRYDQVNGRSSFQKDKAKGLKADRLERATVDVGAIIDFASSFGTLVLTRAYADWSSEVNNGYRQQLVGRAVDLVQLFPAAAYGKNGADIRLAVDAVEDMFRLPDLTHVVIVAGDSDYIALAQRCKRLGRYVVGVGVAGSSSKALAAACDDFVIYDALPGVPVAKTPSKPAADEAPAPDNDAAATALLTRALRIGTEKDDVDWLHNSAVKAQMKRMDPSFSEKSLGFKSFSDFLRSRSDVVELDESSTTRMVRLR; from the coding sequence ATGACAGATGCCGATGCCGACCGTGTGGCGGTGTACCTCGACTTCGACAACATCGTCATCTCGCGGTACGACCAGGTCAACGGGCGTAGTTCGTTTCAGAAGGACAAGGCGAAGGGTCTGAAGGCGGACCGGCTGGAGCGCGCCACCGTCGATGTCGGCGCGATCATCGACTTCGCCTCCTCATTCGGCACGCTGGTGCTGACGCGGGCGTACGCCGATTGGTCGTCGGAGGTGAACAACGGCTATCGCCAGCAATTGGTCGGCCGCGCAGTCGATTTGGTGCAGCTGTTTCCCGCGGCAGCCTACGGGAAGAACGGCGCCGACATCCGGTTGGCCGTCGACGCGGTCGAGGACATGTTCCGGCTGCCCGACCTGACGCATGTGGTGATCGTGGCCGGCGACTCCGACTACATCGCGCTGGCGCAGCGCTGCAAGCGGTTGGGCCGCTACGTGGTGGGCGTCGGGGTGGCCGGGTCGTCGAGCAAGGCGCTGGCCGCCGCGTGCGACGACTTCGTCATCTACGACGCGCTGCCCGGGGTGCCGGTGGCCAAGACGCCGTCGAAACCCGCGGCCGACGAGGCCCCGGCGCCGGACAACGACGCCGCGGCCACCGCGCTGCTGACCCGCGCGCTGCGGATCGGCACCGAGAAGGACGACGTCGACTGGCTGCACAATTCGGCGGTCAAGGCGCAAATGAAGCGGATGGACCCGTCGTTCAGCGAAAAATCGTTGGGCTTCAAGTCTTTCAGCGACTTCCTGCGGTCGCGGTCGGATGTGGTCGAGTTGGACGAGAGTTCGACGACGCGGATGGTGCGGCTGCGTTAG
- a CDS encoding TVP38/TMEM64 family protein, protein MTSRRPHIIRLAVFAVFLAVMFYLLAVKHVVNIEDVRGWVKATGPLAPFTYVVLSAVLGAIFVPGPILAASSGLLFGPLLGVFVTLGATVGTAVVAAFLGRRAGRDSARALLGASRADRLDALIQRRGLWAVVGQRFIPGLSDALASYAFGAFGVPLWQMAVGAFIGSVPRAFVYTALGASIGNKSPVLAYAAIGVWCVTAVAGAFAARQGFRKWRTPDEPEADASKAPPVTPPKH, encoded by the coding sequence ATGACCTCTCGACGGCCGCACATCATCCGGCTTGCGGTGTTCGCCGTGTTCCTGGCGGTGATGTTCTACCTGCTGGCCGTCAAGCACGTGGTGAATATCGAGGACGTGCGGGGCTGGGTGAAGGCCACGGGCCCGCTGGCACCGTTCACCTACGTGGTGTTGTCGGCGGTGCTCGGAGCGATCTTCGTGCCGGGCCCGATCCTGGCGGCGAGCAGCGGTCTGTTGTTCGGTCCGCTGCTGGGCGTGTTCGTGACGCTGGGCGCGACGGTCGGGACGGCGGTGGTGGCGGCGTTCCTCGGCCGGCGGGCCGGACGGGACAGCGCGCGGGCTTTATTGGGGGCGTCGCGAGCGGATCGGCTCGACGCTTTGATACAGCGGCGGGGGCTGTGGGCGGTGGTCGGTCAGCGGTTCATCCCGGGGTTGTCGGATGCTTTGGCGTCATACGCGTTCGGAGCATTCGGAGTTCCTCTGTGGCAGATGGCCGTTGGCGCCTTTATCGGCTCGGTGCCGCGGGCGTTCGTCTACACGGCGCTGGGCGCGTCGATCGGCAACAAGTCGCCGGTGTTGGCGTACGCGGCGATCGGGGTGTGGTGCGTGACGGCGGTGGCCGGCGCGTTCGCCGCCCGGCAGGGGTTCCGGAAGTGGCGGACGCCTGACGAGCCGGAGGCCGACGCCTCCAAGGCCCCACCCGTCACGCCGCCGAAGCACTAG
- a CDS encoding class I SAM-dependent methyltransferase: protein MARTDDDSWEITESVGATALGVAAARAADTESSDPLINDPFARVFLDRVGHGVWDWYGAPELPTEVVEAEPDMPQRMQALVSYFATRTRFFDTAFIDAANAGVRQAVILAAGLDARSWRLPWPDGTTVYELDQDRVLDFKLETLHDHGAEPKANRVAVAVDLRQDWPTALRQAGFDATKPSVWSIEGLLMYLPAAAQDLLFDRIQELAAPGSHVAVEGLGPEFAVPELRAQRRERMDRVRELMEQSGTQLEVPKTDELWYFEEREDVGDWLRRHGWQVTATPSDELMASYGRPSPDGLEEASPTHWFVSAQKQ, encoded by the coding sequence GTGGCGAGAACCGATGACGACAGCTGGGAAATCACCGAGAGTGTGGGCGCGACGGCGCTGGGTGTGGCCGCGGCGCGGGCTGCCGACACCGAGAGCAGCGACCCGCTGATCAACGACCCGTTCGCGCGGGTGTTCCTCGACCGCGTCGGACACGGCGTATGGGACTGGTACGGCGCCCCTGAACTGCCCACCGAGGTCGTCGAGGCCGAACCCGACATGCCGCAACGCATGCAGGCACTGGTCAGCTACTTCGCCACGCGCACAAGGTTTTTCGACACGGCCTTCATCGACGCCGCCAATGCCGGTGTCCGACAGGCGGTGATCCTCGCCGCCGGCCTGGACGCCCGGTCGTGGCGGCTGCCCTGGCCTGACGGCACCACCGTCTACGAGCTCGATCAGGATCGCGTCCTGGACTTCAAGCTCGAAACCCTCCACGACCACGGCGCCGAGCCGAAGGCCAACAGGGTCGCCGTCGCAGTGGACCTGAGGCAGGACTGGCCAACGGCACTGCGGCAGGCCGGTTTTGACGCCACCAAACCCAGTGTCTGGTCGATCGAGGGCCTGCTGATGTACCTGCCCGCCGCGGCCCAGGACCTGCTGTTCGACCGCATCCAGGAACTCGCCGCTCCCGGCAGTCACGTCGCCGTCGAGGGCCTCGGACCCGAATTCGCCGTCCCCGAACTGCGCGCGCAGCGACGCGAGCGGATGGACCGCGTGCGCGAGTTGATGGAGCAGTCGGGCACACAGCTCGAGGTGCCGAAGACCGACGAGCTCTGGTATTTCGAGGAGCGCGAAGATGTCGGCGATTGGCTGCGCCGGCACGGCTGGCAGGTCACCGCGACCCCGTCGGACGAGCTGATGGCCAGCTACGGTCGCCCGTCACCCGACGGGCTCGAAGAGGCGTCGCCGACGCACTGGTTCGTCTCCGCGCAAAAACAGTGA
- a CDS encoding SCO6745 family protein, with protein sequence MHREPKLARRFLDRFEPIHGVTYFAPEVREALDGLGYKGYWMGYFAARSAPLGAVPPEVVTAIFYNFAPSRVAKALPAAWQIAGPAEALRVRLDTAVGVLERYGLGGDENVPAAAELLGKVAKSAPVCGRPLFAANRALPWPDEPLAALWHATTLLREHRGDVHTSVLSAAGVTGRECNVLHSASGAIPRDYIASTRDYDDEEWQSQERSLAARGLLADDGSLTDAGRALKDHLETRTDELALAVLDVLSDDEVETLFRVLTPITRIVVEAGDVPAMTPMALRRNELDDASAHLTG encoded by the coding sequence TCGACCGGTTCGAGCCGATTCACGGCGTGACGTACTTCGCCCCCGAAGTGCGCGAGGCGCTGGACGGGCTGGGTTACAAGGGCTACTGGATGGGCTATTTCGCCGCACGCTCGGCGCCGCTGGGCGCGGTACCGCCGGAGGTGGTGACCGCGATCTTCTACAACTTCGCACCGTCACGGGTGGCCAAGGCGCTGCCGGCGGCGTGGCAGATCGCCGGGCCCGCCGAGGCCTTGCGCGTGCGCCTGGACACCGCCGTCGGGGTGCTCGAGCGCTATGGTCTCGGCGGTGACGAAAACGTCCCTGCCGCAGCGGAATTGCTCGGCAAGGTCGCGAAGAGCGCGCCGGTGTGCGGGCGGCCGCTGTTCGCGGCGAACCGGGCCTTGCCGTGGCCTGACGAGCCGTTGGCGGCGCTGTGGCACGCGACGACGTTGCTGCGTGAGCATCGTGGCGACGTACACACGTCGGTCCTCAGCGCCGCAGGCGTGACGGGCCGGGAATGCAACGTGCTGCACTCCGCGTCGGGCGCCATCCCCCGCGACTACATCGCCAGCACCCGTGACTACGACGACGAGGAATGGCAGTCGCAGGAACGGAGCCTGGCCGCTCGGGGCCTTCTGGCAGACGACGGGTCGCTGACGGACGCCGGGCGCGCACTGAAGGACCACCTGGAGACCCGCACCGACGAGCTTGCCCTCGCGGTGCTCGACGTGCTGAGCGACGACGAGGTCGAGACGTTGTTCCGGGTGCTGACCCCGATCACCCGCATCGTGGTGGAGGCCGGTGACGTGCCGGCGATGACGCCGATGGCGCTGCGCCGCAACGAGTTAGACGACGCCAGCGCGCATCTGACCGGCTAG
- a CDS encoding DUF998 domain-containing protein translates to MAGVVWFCGAFAYVALEAVAAYAFQSRYSYAHNFISDLGVPGSGSPLAWLMNLAFCVQGSLLFAGAVALRRTGALACCAAANAVGNLLIAFFHSGSATHAVGAVLAIVGGNATVLAGASIIGAPRHRRVSLGLGVFGLLSFVVFVIDLKSGALPRGLVERCSVYSITVWQLLTGTWLFSRRPTP, encoded by the coding sequence TTGGCGGGCGTTGTCTGGTTTTGCGGAGCTTTTGCCTACGTGGCGCTCGAAGCTGTTGCGGCATACGCGTTTCAATCTCGCTACAGCTATGCGCACAATTTCATCAGCGATCTCGGCGTGCCGGGCTCTGGGTCACCCTTGGCGTGGTTGATGAATCTTGCGTTCTGCGTGCAGGGTTCGCTGCTTTTCGCCGGCGCGGTGGCGTTGCGTCGGACGGGAGCGTTGGCCTGCTGCGCCGCTGCGAACGCCGTCGGCAACCTGCTCATCGCGTTCTTTCACAGCGGGTCTGCCACGCATGCCGTCGGCGCGGTGCTGGCGATCGTGGGCGGAAACGCCACAGTCCTTGCAGGAGCGTCAATTATCGGTGCCCCCCGGCACCGTCGGGTGTCTCTCGGGCTGGGGGTGTTCGGCCTGCTGAGTTTCGTGGTGTTTGTGATCGACCTGAAGTCCGGCGCGCTGCCGCGCGGGCTGGTCGAGCGCTGCAGCGTCTACTCGATCACGGTGTGGCAGTTGCTCACCGGCACTTGGCTATTCAGCCGGCGGCCCACTCCTTAG
- a CDS encoding SpoIIAA family protein — protein MIELLPDMPAGVTGVRVSGRLGGDELREVKPTIEDMLKTNEIRIVEVIPDDYEGFGPGGLLEDLKLGFSTVWPQHANFKRIAVVSNKAWVGHTLHALAWMIPGELAIFTLDELDKAKEWAAG, from the coding sequence ATGATCGAACTATTGCCGGACATGCCCGCGGGAGTGACGGGTGTCCGCGTCTCGGGCCGCCTCGGCGGTGACGAGTTGCGCGAGGTCAAGCCCACCATCGAGGACATGCTCAAGACCAACGAGATCCGCATTGTCGAGGTGATCCCGGACGACTACGAGGGCTTCGGCCCGGGCGGGCTGCTAGAAGACCTCAAGCTCGGCTTCAGCACGGTCTGGCCGCAGCACGCGAACTTCAAACGCATCGCGGTGGTGTCCAACAAGGCCTGGGTCGGGCACACACTGCACGCGCTCGCGTGGATGATCCCGGGTGAGTTGGCGATCTTCACCCTCGACGAACTCGACAAGGCTAAGGAGTGGGCCGCCGGCTGA
- a CDS encoding patatin-like phospholipase family protein, translating to MRIPVVDTVLGRLGRRDPGLADIEELEHEAVEPVDADHLLSTEPNLLLQRMENRLIRHHLAEPGVLSDEELRKLRYILNFARLADFEPGAAGPDGSRGRGGVSVGAEVAPWRSRVADALYGPLREETDLVTALQTARDALANLEADQDDQRRVLIERHGNDFSATELDAEVGYKKLVTVLGGGGGAGFVYIGGMQRLLEAGQTPDYMIGASIGSILGSLVSRELPVPIDEYVAWAKTVSYRAILGPERLRRRHGLAGMFALRFDEFAAAMLSREDGQRMCMSDLAIPFDVVVAGVRRQPYTALPSRFRRPALAALQMRSVPFRPIGIGPVVGTRMWQVAAFIDLRVVKPIIIGDDSPARDFDVVDAASFSAAIPGVLHHETNDPRMVPLLDRLFEEEDIAALVDGGTASNVPIELAWKRVRDGRLGTRNACYLAFDCFHPQWDPRNLWLVPITQAVALQMRRNLPYADQLIRFGPTLSPVNLAPSSTSIDRASRWGRNSVDEAIPLTTALLTPTWWEGDSPPVAKPRTLPKSVASPMSAVMAAIQVPTSRLARLRDRYLT from the coding sequence ATGCGGATCCCGGTGGTCGACACGGTGCTCGGCCGACTCGGCCGCCGTGACCCCGGGCTGGCGGACATCGAGGAACTCGAACACGAGGCCGTCGAGCCCGTCGACGCCGACCATCTGCTCTCCACCGAGCCGAACCTGCTGCTGCAGCGGATGGAGAACCGGCTGATCCGCCACCACCTCGCGGAACCCGGCGTGCTGAGCGACGAGGAACTGCGCAAGCTGCGCTACATCCTCAACTTCGCGCGGCTCGCCGACTTCGAACCCGGCGCCGCCGGCCCGGACGGCAGTCGCGGACGCGGCGGCGTTTCGGTCGGCGCCGAGGTCGCGCCCTGGCGGTCGCGGGTGGCCGACGCGCTCTACGGCCCCCTGCGCGAGGAGACCGATCTCGTCACCGCGCTGCAAACCGCACGCGACGCGCTGGCCAACTTGGAGGCCGACCAAGACGACCAACGGCGTGTGCTCATCGAGCGGCACGGAAACGACTTCTCCGCAACCGAATTGGATGCCGAGGTCGGGTACAAGAAGCTCGTCACGGTCCTCGGCGGCGGTGGGGGAGCGGGCTTCGTCTACATCGGCGGCATGCAGCGGCTCCTCGAGGCCGGCCAGACGCCCGACTACATGATCGGCGCGTCCATCGGGTCGATCCTGGGCAGCCTGGTCAGCCGCGAATTACCGGTTCCCATCGACGAATACGTCGCCTGGGCGAAAACGGTGTCCTATCGCGCCATCCTCGGACCCGAGCGACTGCGCCGCCGCCACGGCCTGGCCGGCATGTTCGCGCTGCGTTTCGACGAGTTCGCCGCCGCGATGCTCAGCCGTGAAGACGGCCAGCGAATGTGTATGTCCGACTTGGCGATTCCATTCGACGTCGTTGTCGCCGGGGTGCGCCGGCAGCCGTACACGGCGCTGCCTTCGCGGTTCCGCCGTCCCGCGCTGGCGGCCCTGCAGATGCGCTCGGTTCCGTTCCGCCCGATCGGCATCGGCCCGGTCGTCGGCACCCGGATGTGGCAGGTCGCCGCCTTCATCGACCTGCGGGTCGTCAAGCCCATCATCATCGGCGACGACAGCCCGGCCCGTGACTTCGACGTGGTCGACGCGGCCTCGTTCTCCGCCGCCATTCCCGGTGTGCTGCACCACGAAACGAACGACCCGCGGATGGTCCCGCTCCTTGACAGGCTCTTCGAGGAGGAGGACATTGCGGCCCTCGTCGACGGCGGCACCGCCAGCAACGTCCCGATCGAATTGGCGTGGAAGCGCGTCCGCGACGGACGGCTCGGCACCCGAAACGCCTGCTACCTGGCATTCGATTGCTTTCATCCGCAATGGGATCCGCGCAACCTCTGGTTGGTGCCGATCACCCAGGCGGTCGCGTTGCAGATGCGACGCAACCTGCCGTATGCCGATCAGCTCATTCGATTCGGGCCGACCCTGTCTCCGGTGAATCTGGCGCCGTCATCCACCTCCATCGACCGAGCCAGCAGGTGGGGACGCAACAGCGTCGACGAAGCGATCCCGCTGACGACGGCGCTGCTGACACCGACGTGGTGGGAGGGCGACAGCCCGCCAGTCGCCAAGCCGCGGACGCTGCCGAAGTCGGTGGCGTCGCCGATGAGCGCGGTGATGGCGGCAATTCAAGTGCCGACCAGCCGCCTGGCCCGGTTGCGAGACCGCTATCTGACATGA
- a CDS encoding VOC family protein, whose product MSDYQVKLIILSTDDLDESIKFYSDTLGMALKFRDGAHFAALDGGPVTLALATEVDHPIPGQVVVGIKTDDVDGAAQAIEANGGGIVRGPYDDAHERRAVVYDNKGNGIVFYKPLGR is encoded by the coding sequence ATGAGTGATTACCAGGTCAAGCTCATCATCCTGTCGACCGACGACCTCGACGAATCCATCAAGTTCTACAGCGACACCCTCGGCATGGCGCTGAAATTTCGCGACGGCGCCCACTTCGCCGCGCTCGACGGCGGCCCCGTCACCCTCGCGCTCGCGACCGAGGTGGACCATCCCATTCCCGGCCAGGTTGTCGTCGGCATCAAGACCGACGATGTCGACGGCGCCGCTCAGGCGATCGAGGCCAACGGCGGCGGCATCGTGAGGGGCCCGTACGACGACGCCCACGAGCGCCGCGCCGTGGTGTACGACAACAAGGGCAACGGCATCGTCTTCTACAAGCCCCTCGGCCGCTAG
- a CDS encoding serine hydrolase domain-containing protein, translating to MLATASSARYTAPRERIQPAATDFAPISRLMNDAIAAEKLPGGVVVVGHGGRIVFHQAYGSRKLAGEDGLDGSPAPAEPMTEDTIFDIASMTKSLATATAVMQLHEKGLVAFDEPVQTYLPDFNPDNDPVRQRVTVRMLLTHTSGEPIDVNLDDPWGVDAPDKAEGIRRALSAPLQSAPGEVYRYADINYILLGAMLEKLTGEAEDDYVQRNIFAPLGMTDTRYLPPAEVRPRIAPTAVDDRGHLLRGTVHDPTTRRMGGVAGHAGIFSTAHDVALYAQALLDRLANRPSTFPLQQATLAMMTTPQQPGRRPGQVEAANDAVRKAAATAPNPMDPLLAPHYPAIEGQELFGFGWDIDTAFSKPRGLVFPVGSFGGTGFTGTSLWLDPGSDTYVVLLTNAIHVRGSEPISGLRGDVATAAADGVGL from the coding sequence ATGCTCGCTACCGCGTCGTCGGCTAGGTACACCGCGCCGCGCGAGAGAATACAGCCTGCCGCAACCGATTTCGCGCCGATCTCCAGGTTGATGAACGACGCGATCGCCGCCGAGAAGCTGCCCGGCGGTGTGGTGGTGGTCGGGCACGGCGGCAGGATCGTCTTCCATCAGGCGTACGGGTCACGCAAGCTCGCCGGCGAAGACGGGCTGGACGGGTCGCCCGCACCCGCCGAGCCGATGACCGAAGACACCATCTTCGACATCGCGTCGATGACCAAGAGCCTCGCCACCGCGACAGCCGTCATGCAGCTCCACGAGAAGGGGCTGGTCGCCTTCGACGAGCCCGTGCAGACGTACCTGCCCGACTTCAATCCGGACAACGACCCGGTGCGGCAGCGGGTCACCGTTCGGATGTTGCTCACGCACACGTCCGGCGAGCCGATCGATGTCAACCTCGACGACCCGTGGGGCGTCGACGCGCCGGATAAGGCCGAAGGCATTCGCCGCGCGCTCAGCGCGCCGCTGCAGTCGGCTCCCGGCGAGGTCTACCGCTATGCCGACATCAACTACATCCTGCTGGGCGCCATGCTCGAAAAGCTCACCGGGGAAGCGGAAGACGACTATGTCCAGCGAAACATCTTCGCTCCACTGGGCATGACCGACACTCGCTATCTGCCGCCCGCCGAGGTGCGGCCGCGCATCGCGCCGACGGCGGTCGACGACCGCGGTCATCTGCTCCGGGGCACCGTGCATGACCCGACGACCCGGCGCATGGGAGGGGTGGCCGGGCACGCCGGTATCTTCTCGACGGCGCACGACGTCGCCCTGTACGCGCAGGCGTTGCTCGATCGGCTTGCCAACCGCCCCAGTACTTTTCCGCTACAACAAGCGACCCTGGCGATGATGACAACTCCCCAACAACCGGGACGCAGGCCGGGGCAGGTCGAAGCCGCGAACGATGCCGTCCGCAAGGCTGCCGCGACGGCGCCCAACCCGATGGATCCGCTGCTCGCCCCGCACTATCCGGCGATCGAAGGGCAGGAGTTGTTCGGTTTCGGCTGGGACATCGACACGGCGTTCTCCAAGCCGCGCGGCCTGGTCTTTCCCGTTGGGAGTTTCGGCGGCACGGGCTTCACCGGCACCTCGCTGTGGTTGGACCCGGGCTCGGATACCTACGTCGTTCTGCTGACGAACGCGATCCATGTGCGCGGCAGTGAACCCATCTCGGGTCTGCGCGGCGACGTGGCCACCGCGGCGGCCGACGGCGTGGGACTCTGA
- a CDS encoding lipase family protein → MTTPSFPVWNPGRNSVPGRAVELPQPHNDSFYSYTGSAPLESIAPGTVVDARHFHYHLFGFPTLLETTQLLYRSTSQTGKPTVNVTSIIRPPFHFGAPRVLSFQSAYDSLNRNDQPSYAIWGGFHLGGVITHVEAVVFGPFLAEGYTIIVPDTEGQRADFAAGPEYGKNTLDSIRAAVNSSAVPGDAKVAMLGYSGGAIATEWAAELAPTYAPEVNERLIGAAMGGVLVDPAHNLHYVEGAGFWAGVMAMALVGISRAFEVEAELATYLTPNGTRIFNAMQTASIVDVLGQYDGLTWSDLVVPEYPTPEQVPVYVRCANQLIMGTGGTPTIPLFIGQGAHGELEGTPSDQPGIGAGDGVMIAGDVRTLARDYCARGVTVHYEEYAELSHIWSLPIWLHHATRWTKQRFAGLPATQNCSSIREGNILAPIPVPPTPTSAV, encoded by the coding sequence ATGACGACGCCGTCGTTTCCGGTGTGGAATCCGGGGCGCAACAGCGTGCCCGGCAGGGCCGTAGAATTACCTCAGCCGCACAATGATTCGTTCTATTCCTACACCGGTTCCGCGCCGCTGGAGAGCATCGCGCCGGGAACAGTCGTGGACGCCAGGCACTTTCATTACCACTTGTTTGGCTTCCCGACCCTGCTCGAAACCACCCAACTGCTCTACCGGTCGACCAGCCAGACCGGCAAGCCGACCGTCAACGTCACCTCGATCATCAGGCCGCCGTTCCATTTCGGCGCGCCGAGAGTGCTCTCGTTTCAATCCGCCTACGACTCGCTGAACCGCAACGATCAACCGTCCTATGCCATTTGGGGTGGATTCCACCTCGGCGGCGTCATCACTCATGTCGAAGCGGTGGTCTTCGGCCCGTTCCTAGCCGAGGGCTACACGATCATCGTGCCCGACACCGAGGGTCAGCGCGCCGACTTCGCCGCGGGACCCGAATACGGCAAGAACACCCTCGATTCGATTCGTGCCGCGGTCAATTCGTCGGCCGTCCCGGGCGATGCGAAGGTAGCGATGCTCGGATACAGCGGCGGTGCCATCGCCACCGAGTGGGCCGCCGAACTGGCCCCTACCTACGCACCCGAGGTCAACGAGCGTCTGATCGGCGCCGCGATGGGCGGCGTGCTGGTCGACCCGGCGCACAACCTGCACTATGTCGAGGGGGCCGGGTTCTGGGCGGGTGTCATGGCGATGGCGTTGGTCGGCATCTCGCGCGCATTCGAGGTCGAGGCCGAGCTGGCGACCTACCTAACCCCCAACGGCACAAGGATTTTCAACGCGATGCAGACCGCGTCGATCGTCGACGTGCTGGGCCAGTACGACGGTCTGACGTGGAGCGATCTGGTCGTCCCCGAGTACCCGACCCCGGAGCAGGTGCCGGTTTACGTGCGCTGCGCCAACCAGCTGATCATGGGCACGGGTGGCACGCCGACCATCCCGCTCTTCATCGGGCAGGGCGCCCACGGCGAACTCGAGGGCACCCCGAGCGACCAGCCCGGTATCGGGGCCGGTGACGGCGTGATGATCGCCGGAGATGTGCGCACGCTCGCGCGCGACTACTGCGCAAGGGGCGTCACGGTCCACTACGAAGAATACGCTGAGCTGAGCCACATCTGGAGCCTCCCCATCTGGCTGCACCACGCCACCAGATGGACCAAACAGCGTTTCGCCGGCCTGCCCGCCACGCAGAACTGTTCTTCGATCCGCGAGGGCAACATACTCGCGCCCATTCCGGTTCCGCCCACGCCGACCTCCGCTGTCTGA